GCGGGCACGTCGTACTCTCGCAACGAGACCTGTTCCGGGGCTTCGAGGAATGCGAGGGTTCCTCGTTCATCGACTCTCATAGGTCTATTTCCGCGCCTAGAGTTATTAATTCCGCCGGCGGGTCGGTATCGATATCTTCATTATCGAACCATTCGTCGGACCAGACGTGCTGGGCCTCGGTCAGAGTCGGGTACTTGACGGTGAGGAGCGGACGCAGGCCCTTGGAGTCTTGCCTGTGGTCGTCCTCGTCGCCGGGACGAGCGCCATCCTCGTGAAGTTCAGTTCGGCACCGAGTCCCGTCAAGGTCAGTTACCGCCTGGCGTTCGCGACGCTCGGCTTCCTGACGTTCTCTGGAATTTACTACCGTGACCACTTCGCCGACTTCGACCGGAGAGACCTCTCGCTTGCCGCCGTCTCCGGCGTCGTTCTGGGTCTGCACTACTTGCTCTGGTTCGAGAGCCTCGTCTGGACGACAGTGGCCGCCTCGACGACGCTCGCACAGACCCAGACGATATTCGTCGCAATCCTGGCCTACGTTGCACTCGGCGAGACGATAACGCGCCGGACCGTCTTCGGGATCTGCTTTGCCTTCGCGGGCGCCGCGGTTATGTCGCTCGGTGGGATCGCGACGGATTCGCTGCTCAACGGTGTCGACCCCTTCCTCGGCAACACCTTGGCGACGGCCGCGGGCCTCCTCTTCGCCGGGTACCTAGTCATCAGCCGGTCGGTCCGTCAGCGCATCGCCGTCGCTCCGTATATGTCCGTCGTCCACGTGTTCGCGACGGCCACCGCTTTCCTATTGGCCGTCGGAACCGGCGAGAGCGTCTCCGCCACTAGCTATCCGGTCCACGAATGGATGTTGTTCTTCGCTATGGGTCTCGGACCGAGTTTCGTCGCCCAGACGCTGTCTAACTGGTCGCTCAAGTACGTGGCCTCGAGCGTGGTGAGTATCGCGTATCTGGGTGTTCCAATCACAAGTTCACTGCTCGCATTCGTCCTCCTCTCTGAAGTTCCCGGCGTCGGCACGGTAGTCGGAGGCGTACTCACGTTGTCCGGCATCTACGTGACGGTTCGCCAGCACTGACCGGTTACACGGCTCAGCCCGCACCTCCAGAAGATGATGACGGCACTCCCGGTGGGTACACAGAACTAGGCCGAGAAACGCCGTCTGAAAGGAGAACCACCAGCGACCACGCCGACGTACACGAGGCCGATGCCGACGTAGACGGTTCGCATCGCGCGGAAGTCATCACCTCTGTCGACGTTGCGGAGGTGTTCAAACGCGTAGGCGTGGATCACCGGCCAGAACTTCGTGAGGCCGGCTGCCGCGACACCGAGTCGCGCGTCGAGGAGCGTCGCCGCCAGCAGGCCGCTGCTCGCACAGACCCCCACTCCGGTCGCGACCGTCGGATAACCTGGGCGGTCGCCAAGCCTCCCGGCGAGCGGGTTAGCGACCATCCTGACGAGGAAGAAGCCGGAGAACGAGTAGCTGGCCACGGTGGGCGCGAATCCCTTCTCGAACTGGAGGAACCCCGAGAGAAACTCGTGATACCGAGCTATCCGATTTCGAAGAGCGCGTAGCTCAGGACGATCCACCTGACTGTAGCCCGTTTGAAAAGCCGCCGCAGCGTCGAACAGATTTCGACAGAAACCGGTTTGTCCCGTATCCCCCATCGGTTCCTCAGTGAGTGAGCGCGAGACGCAGACAGAGGAGTCCGACTACCGGCACGAAGGCCAGCCGCCAGTTCCCGAAGAACAGCGCTAGGACGGCCAGTCCAGCGGTCAGTATCCCGTCGAGGTTGACCGAGGCGGTGACGATGGCGAAGGCCTGTATTCGCCGGGCACGGAAGTAATCGGAGAGGGCGAGCAACACCGTCGGATTCCACAGGCCAGCGCCGAGGCCGAACACCGCCGTCGCGAGCAACAGGGTGACCAATCCGTCGGCAATCAGGAATACGGCTCCATCGACCAACAGTACGAGGAGGCTCGCTACGAGGACGGTTTTCCGGGTCAGGGTTTCCGAGGGCACCCCCCGTGATACTGAGTTAGCGCTCCAAGACCACATCACTGTGAGCGAGAACCCCGCGGCGGAGGCGCTGACGCCCAAGTCGGTGATAAGCGTCGGTACGAACGGTGAAAAAACGAGCCGACCGGCCATCTCCGTCATCGTTTCAAGGACGGTTCCGAGGGGGCGGCCGCCGTATCCGGCCACGAAACGCTCTCGTCGTCCTTGCAGTAACCGCTCTGATAGCCGTCTGTTCAGCCCCCGCTGTTGCGGTAACGTCGTCCGCCAGCCGGGGCTCCCTGACGAACGACGAGTCCGTGAAAACTGCACGTCCGACCTTTCGGTATCACCGTAAACGACCGACGACCAGTCGGGCGCTTCTCTCGGAGCAACGAATTCGACAATGAATCGGCGCGTCGACTCCTCAGGACCATATTTTCCCGTTTCCTACCAGATGATTTCTACGTCAGACCCCAGTACGAGGCTCTATATTCGGACTGCCCAGACTCCGCAAACCGAGTCTGTCTCGTACTATTCACGCCGTCAACCGTCGAATGAGTTCTCGTAGCGGCGCCAACCGATATGGGAAACATCTATCCGCCGATACCGGAATAACGGTGCTACCACAGGTCGTCATATAATGACAGTATAATTGTTATCAGCCGGTCTTCGGTCGAAACGGGTCGGAGCAGCCCCGACACCATCCGAACGGGAATGGCCCGAAACTCTGTCGAACGACAACGATCCCCGAACACCGACTCGGCTCGTCTCCTCGTCGTGGCCGGACAGTCTCTTCCGGAGTGGCTGAAAAGAAATTCTGATTCTCCTGCCAGCGGCCTCGACTGCTACAGTCTCGTCGACGAAACGGCTTACAACCGTTGTTTATCCGGAAAAATCAAGTATACGTTTTGTCCTTCGAACCGATCATACTGGGTGTGCCCCTCGCCGATAGGAATGGGAAACCGATGGAGACTCTTCGGCGCGAAACGACTCAATCAGAGACGGCACCGCGAACCCGAACGGTTTCACTGTCTCGTCTCCGCGGCCGGTCGCTATTGGTCAGCGGAGATTCGGTTTTATATTCCTCCACTCCGATGAGGGCTTATGCCGACAAAAACAATCGGATTCGTCGGACTTGGAATTATGGGCCTCCCGATGGCGAAGAACCTCCTTGATGCGGGCTATCCGGTCGTCGGACACAACCGATCGGCGGCATCGGTCAAGGAACTCGTCGATCACGGCGGCATCGACGGCGGAACGCCGACGGGCGTCGCTCGTCGCGCCGATATCGTCCTCACGTGTCTGCCGAACTCGTCGGTCGTCGAGGACATCGTCTTCGGTGAGTCCGGCGAGTCAGATCCGCTGATAGACGGCCTTGAGGCCGGTGTGACGCTTATCGACCACTCGACCATCTCACCCACCACGGCTGAATCACTCGCTGATCGCCTCGATGACCGCGGCGTTTCGACCCTCGACGCGCCGTTGTCGGGCGGTGAAGGTGGAGCCACCGAGGGAACCTTATCGATTATGGTCGGTGGCGATGAGGAGGTACTCAACGAACAGATGGACGTCCTCGAGGTTCTCGGCTCGACCATCACGCATTGCGGTCCGAACGGCACCGGTCAGACGACGAAGGCGTGTAACCAGATAGTCGCCGCCGCCCAGACCGTCGCAGTCGGCGAAGCGCTCGTGTTCGCGAACGAAGCGGGCGCCGACGTCGAGGCGGTCGTCAAGGCCATCAGCAGCGGCGCCGCCGGTTGCTGGACCCTTGACAACCGTGCGCCGTCGATGATTCGCGGCGAGTTCGACCCGGGATTCTTCGCGGAGTACCTGTACAAGGACCTCCGCATCGCGACGGATGCGGGCGATGCCTACGGCGCTCCGATGCCCCAGGCCACGGTGGCGAACGAACTCTACAAGTCGATGGTTCAAAACGGGATGGGGCGAGATGACTACTCTGGCATCGTCCAAGTCATCGAGATGCTCGCCGGCAGGGAGGGGAGGGTGACCGAGTAGCCGCCATCAGGGGAAGCGCTGAGGGTTCGCGAGTACCGCTCACCTCTCCGTTTTCCGTACGCCGCCTTCCCGCCGTGACCAGGACGCGATCTTCTTCGCGGCTGGTTAGGGACGACTAAGCGAGGACGACGCCCAGTCCGGCCGCATAGGCAATTCGGTCCAGTACACGCCTGTCCTTTTCGATGCGGACGCCCGTGAGGAGCGGCGTCGAAAACGTGCCTGCGAACCCGACGAGATTGAGCACGGAGAACGCTGTCGCGGTGACGCGCCTGTCGACGAGTTCGCGGACGTACGGGAACAGCAGGACCAGCCTCATCTGCGTGATGAACCCGACCACGACGAGAGTTGCGAGCAAAACCGTGATGGGGTCGATGCCCGGCAACAAAGAGATGATGGGAGTGGTGACGAGTAAGAAACCGAGAACATTCGGATTGTAGCGCCCGCTGAGGAGGCGGTCGGAGAAACTACCGCTGACTATGCGGGCCACGGCGCCGATGGCTGGAAAGACCGCTGCGAACAGCCCCCTTACGCGAGGTTGAACCCTGGGTGTCGACGAGGTACGTCGGCAACCAGTTGTTGAAAAAGCGGGTCAGAAAGAAGGCGACAAATGCCATCCCGGCGACGCCCTAGACCAGCGGGTTGCGGTGCACCCGCGTCAACTCGCGATCTAGGATGCGTCCGCACTGGCTCGTATCTCGAGGTCCCGTGTGTACAGCCAGAACCCGGCGCTCGTCGCTACCGCGAGACGCCGTAGGCCACGAAGCTTGCCTCCCAGCCGAGCGCGGACTCGAGCAGTGATTCGACGACGTGTACGGAGGGAATCTGCCGGGGATGGCCGTGGCGAGGAAGCCGATACCGGTTGCCTGCCGACTGGAAGGAAACGCCGCACCCCACAACGTTCATTTACGTGGTCCAGACCAGGACCGTCAGCATATCCTCGAGAAACCGGTCTGCGACGGGAACCCAGTAGGCGTCGTAGCCTGCTGCCCGTGCCGAGGAGCAATCCCGCTGGCATCGAAAACACCACCATCTTCAGCAAGTAGGCGCTGACGAGCGCGCTGGCGCCGGTATACCCGACTGCATTTTGGAGGCGGTTACAGGGAGAATACTCGACGGAGCTATCTAGCATACGATGAGACTGATGACTGTGACCTAGAGAAGACGCGACTTTCCCCGCCCAGCGAAAGGACAGTTTCGTATCGTCGTCCATCTCCCCCTGGCATTTTCCGGCGTTAAGTTCCTCGTGGAAGGTGCGCTCAAGCATATCTGGAATATTAAGAGCTGCTGATAAGGAGACTTCTCCGTCCACCCCCGATACTGTCAAACACATTCAGTAATATTTTTATTTCTGATGAGAATCGATACGGCTGGTACATATCTATGGCCACTAATCTGTCCACGCTCGTGACGCGAGTCGCCGACCACTTGGTAGATCGAGATATGGAGAACGAGGACTGGAGGAAAGGCGTCGCTCTCAACGGACTGCTCTCGACCGAACGAGAGGAGTATATTCAGGAAGCACGACGTATCGTTAACCGAGCGATCGAGACACAGACGGACGAGGGGAAGTTCAACTATGACGATCCTAAACCTTGGATGTATGGAGAGGATCCGTATCGCGCCCAGTGTGAACCCGCAACGCTGGGCCACGGCGTCCTCGAGTTCTACGACCGGACCGGTGAAGATCGCTACCTTGAGGCCGCCCGGCGTCAGTACGAGTACCTCCGCGACGACGCCCAGCGAACCGAGGATGGCGGTATCGCCTACTCCACGGGCCCGGTCGGACTGTGGGTCGATTCAGTGTATATGATCTGCCCTTTCTTCGCTAGGTACGCGGACCTAACCGGTGACGAGGAGGCCTACGACGAGGCGGTTACCCATATCGAGTCTCAGGTCCGCCACCTCCAGGACCCGCACACGGGCCTGTTCCGCCATGAATGGCGCGAGACGCCTAATACGTATCCCGAGAGTTCTCTCTGGGCCCGTGGCAACGGGTGGGCGCTCGCCGGAATCCTCGACACCTTACTGCTGATGCCCGACGACCACGATGGCTACGAAACGGTCGCGGGGGTCTTCCACGGTTTGGCCGAGGCGCTCCTCGAACGTCAGGAGGGCAACGGCTACTGGCACCACATTCTCGACTACCGCGAGTCGTCCCTCGAGACTTCAGCGACACTCCAGTACTCCTACGCCTTCGCCCGCGGGAGCAAGGTAGGCCTCCTTGACGATGAGTACGCCGAGGCCGCAGAGCGGGCCTTCGAAGTTTGCAAAAACGTCGTCGACAAGGACGGGAAGGTTCGCCGCGTCGCGGTGCCGCCGGGCGGTCCGGACGCCCCGCTTGGAGTCACATCCTACGGGAACGGCTGGTTCCTGATGGCCGCAGACCAGCAGCGCTGAACCGGTTTACTCAACGAACTCCTCGGGGCATTGTTCAGATTAGCTGATTGAAGCAGACGGCGAATGCTTGAAACCACGTTTCTGCTGTGTTGGGATCAACGTTTCTGAAGTGGTTCGCGAAGGCTTCGGTTCGGCGTTTCAGCTCTTTGAATACACGTCCGACGGCGTTGCAATTCTCGTGGGTAAGGTGTTGGAATCGGAGCGAGTGGCGATGGCAGGTCGCCTGCAGCCAGGGTGCACCATCGACCAGAAAGACGCGTCGTTAACGAGATGTTTCTCACGGAGTTCCGTGAGGGATATCTCGGCCAGCGCTTGGGTGCTGGTCGGGAACAGACGCACGTGTAGCAGTCGGTTCGTGTCGGGATCGACCGTGGCAAACAGCCAGTAGCGCTGATCATTTATGTGAAGTACGGTTTCATCACCCACGACGTAATTCGGATTACAACCCTCAGATGGCTGTAGATCGGCCTTCTGCAACCAGTTGTGTGCGGTGGATTGACAGCGCTCGACACCCAACCCATCGAGGACAGAGACGGTATCCAATAGCGAGAGGCCGGCCAAATGTAGTTGGATACCCACCTTCATCGCCGACTCGGGTGTCGCCTCTCGCTCCACAAACTCTACCTCCGGAAAGTCGCTACATTCTGTGAGGCGGCGTGTTTCTGGCATAGGCACCAAGAAACTATGGCCGCCTCACTTTTCGGTCTTATCTGAACAGTGCCGATACGCCGACAGAGCAGCGCGTTGAAGCAGCATTCTTGTATCACGCCGGCTTGTCGTATCGGCGCGTCGAGAGGGTGATCGGACGGTCGTATGAGGCCGTGCGCCAGTGGTATCACAAACTGGCGCACTTGTTCGATCCGGATCCCGGTCACCACTCGACGGTTCCAATCGCTGAAACGAAGCTGCACGTCGAAGAGACCGAGGTCTATGTCTGGGTAGCACTCGATGTGGGACGTTTGAGATCATCCACATCGAAATCTCGCCCAGTCGATTTGACCTCGATGCGTTGCTTTTCATCAAGCAAGTGCTGAAGCGCTGTCGTGGCGATCTTGTTGTACTCGTGAATCGCAGCCCGTGGTCCCATTGGCCGCTTGATGGGCTCTGTCTCTGTGAGTATATAGAGAAACGTGGGAGGGAACGGTCTCGCGTCGAAGCGTGGTTCAGCCTGCTGAAATACCGAACCTGGCTTTTCTACAATCGGTTCCGCCCACTATAGCTCCTGGCAATCAGTCGACCGCTGGGCCAAAGCTTTCGCAGCCTTCCACAATGCCATCATCTACCTTTGACACCCTCGACATAGACCTCCAGGATTTTCAACGTCAGTTTCATTTCGTCGATAATAATTGGTGAGCATTGATCGGGTGATTATCTAAATAATATCTTATATAATGAATAGTTGTCTGCTACTAATTATTTGATTCGAATTCTCCCTTTTCCATTAAGGTGTTGAAGGTATAATCCCCTACTGGGTTCCCTCCAATCTTGTACCGTGTAACTACAAATTTTGAATTTGTTCGATTAATTCCCTCTATATCCTGGAAATCATTCACAAGCTGTTCAATCGAATCCCTATTAGGAAGATGCGAAATCACCACGAAATCTATCTCACCCATTATAAAATATACCTGGTTTACTCCCTCAATGTTAGATAATTTTTCTCCGATAGTCTCCTGATATCCCTCAGAAAAATCGGCCATAACATCCGTAATGACAGTTATTGATAACCCCAGCTTGTCGAGTTCAACGGAAAATGTATCATCGTTAATTACACCATTTTCTTCCATCCGGTTTAGTCGATAATGAATTGTGGACGATGGGATTTGGGTGTCTTCCGAGATCTTTTCGATGTTTTTTGTTCCTAGCCGTTCGATCGATAACAGAATTTTGAGGTCACGATCGTCCATACATAATATTCCTCTCACTAGGTAAAAAAACTCGGTACTTCCTATGGGGCAGTGTTTAGTTTGGAGCATTGAACCAGATAGCGAATGCTTGGAGCCACCTTTCAGCTATTTCAGTCTGTACGTGGCTGAAACAGCGTGAGATCGAAAAAGTGAGGTGTTTGAGTTCTCGGAAGATTTGCTCGATGGCAATTCCGATTTCCAGTCCGTTCAGTTTGAAATCGGAGCGAAGTTCTGGTCAGCGCAGTTTGGAGGTGTTGAGCGCCATCGACGAAAAATACAGCAGATTCGACATCCTGTTTCTGACGAAGTTCTCGTAGAAACATTTTGGTTACTGCGGTCGTTGTCGTCGAAAATAATCGGAGATGCAGCAAATTGTTTGTGTCGGGATCGGCGGCAGCGTACAGCCGGAATTGCTGATCGTTGATTCGAATCACAGTTCCGTCTACGGCAACATAATTCGGGCTTCGACCCTCTGTGGGCTGTAAATCGGCCTTCTGGACCCAATCGTGGATGGCTTTACGAGATCGATCGACACCCACCTCTTCGAGGATAGAGACGGTATTCGACAGCGACAGCCCTAACTGCAGTTGAATACCGAGTTTCATCGCACGCTCGGGTGTCCGCTGTCGCTCCACAAAATCCAAATCAATCCAGTCCGTGCATCCACTGAGGCGGCTGATTTCTGGCATAGACCACCAAGAAATCACACCGCCTCACTCTTCATCCGTAACTAAACACGACCGCCAATCCCACCCAAATATTTACGTCTTGGCTCTTGTATATTTAGCTGAAGAAATTATGACTAACGACATCAAGCCCGGAATAGAACACACTTTCACATACACAGTACCAGAGTCGAAAATGATTCCCGAGATCTTCCCAGAATCTGATTACTTTCAGGAGATGCCGGATGTTCTTGCATCAGGTTATTATGTGGCACTAGTTGAGTGGGCATGCATCGAAATGCTGGAACCTTATCTAGACTGGCCTGAAGAGCAGACAGTTGGAACACACTTTGACCTGAGTCACGAAGCACCGACGCCCTCTGGGACCACCATTACAATCGATGTCGAAATAACCGATGTTGAGGGACGACAACTCACGATCGACGTAGATGCCAAAGATGAGGTCGAACGAATTGGCCAAGGTACGCACAAGAGGTATATTGTTGATCGAGAGCAGTTTGTCGATAGTATCTCTGATGATAAACTATAGCATCTAGCCCGGACCAGACTTCTCAGCATCCTCATACTAAAAGCCACGCCGATACGCTTTCCGAGCATATTGAGACTGATCTAACCGCCAGCGTAGTTCCCTTGTCAACTTCGTCTTCTCCCAAAGTGAAGGGTAAGCAGGGAATCTGTAGACGATGACTGGATCCAGATAGTATCGTCTTCAAGGTAAGGTAGGAGTGACCGATCCCACGGATTCCATCTTCAGATTTCTGGATAATAGTTTCGTCAAATCTATTTTATGACCAGTAGGCCGCATCGTGTTTGTAGATTTTCTTCAGGCAGCCTAGTGGATTGCTCGTCATCTTAATTGTTGTTGGTTAAATTGAGTACTTCTACTTTTGATCTGAAGACCTTCCAACTGCAACAACCTTCTACGGAAGTTTTTCGAGGTCTCGCAGCTGTAACAACAGCGTCTCGAACGCCTCAGACAAATGCTTGTCCTAAAAGATTGCAAGTGAGATCAACTTTGTGACGCTCCGCTCAAATGGATAATCTAAACTACCAATTCGGACATAATCTTACAATACTACTATTGTAATCCTGGAACTGAATCAACTCTATAGATGAAAAACCGTTATTTCTGTTTTATACTGTAATTATTATATCTTATACCCTAGAATTTGGATTAGATCCAAATTTTGGTACACATACTCAGAACTTGTAGATATCAATCATATCCATTACATATTTGTGACCCTAATCTACCCAAGAGAGAGCAGTTCCCAGATTAACTGGTTTGGGTGAAGGGCACTGTTCAGATAAGATCGAAAAGTGAGGCGGTCGTAGTTCGTTGGTGTCTATGCAAGAACCCAACCGCCTCATCGGATGTAGCGACTTTCCGGAATTAGCGTTTGTAAAACGCGAGGCGACAC
The Halobellus limi genome window above contains:
- a CDS encoding DMT family transporter, which codes for MVVLVAGTSAILVKFSSAPSPVKVSYRLAFATLGFLTFSGIYYRDHFADFDRRDLSLAAVSGVVLGLHYLLWFESLVWTTVAASTTLAQTQTIFVAILAYVALGETITRRTVFGICFAFAGAAVMSLGGIATDSLLNGVDPFLGNTLATAAGLLFAGYLVISRSVRQRIAVAPYMSVVHVFATATAFLLAVGTGESVSATSYPVHEWMLFFAMGLGPSFVAQTLSNWSLKYVASSVVSIAYLGVPITSSLLAFVLLSEVPGVGTVVGGVLTLSGIYVTVRQH
- a CDS encoding MFS transporter; the protein is MGDTGQTGFCRNLFDAAAAFQTGYSQVDRPELRALRNRIARYHEFLSGFLQFEKGFAPTVASYSFSGFFLVRMVANPLAGRLGDRPGYPTVATGVGVCASSGLLAATLLDARLGVAAAGLTKFWPVIHAYAFEHLRNVDRGDDFRAMRTVYVGIGLVYVGVVAGGSPFRRRFSA
- a CDS encoding MFS transporter, which gives rise to MAGYGGRPLGTVLETMTEMAGRLVFSPFVPTLITDLGVSASAAGFSLTVMWSWSANSVSRGVPSETLTRKTVLVASLLVLLVDGAVFLIADGLVTLLLATAVFGLGAGLWNPTVLLALSDYFRARRIQAFAIVTASVNLDGILTAGLAVLALFFGNWRLAFVPVVGLLCLRLALTH
- a CDS encoding NAD(P)-dependent oxidoreductase is translated as MPTKTIGFVGLGIMGLPMAKNLLDAGYPVVGHNRSAASVKELVDHGGIDGGTPTGVARRADIVLTCLPNSSVVEDIVFGESGESDPLIDGLEAGVTLIDHSTISPTTAESLADRLDDRGVSTLDAPLSGGEGGATEGTLSIMVGGDEEVLNEQMDVLEVLGSTITHCGPNGTGQTTKACNQIVAAAQTVAVGEALVFANEAGADVEAVVKAISSGAAGCWTLDNRAPSMIRGEFDPGFFAEYLYKDLRIATDAGDAYGAPMPQATVANELYKSMVQNGMGRDDYSGIVQVIEMLAGREGRVTE
- a CDS encoding MFS transporter — protein: MARIVSGSFSDRLLSGRYNPNVLGFLLVTTPIISLLPGIDPITVLLATLVVVGFITQMRLVLLFPYVRELVDRRVTATAFSVLNLVGFAGTFSTPLLTGVRIEKDRRVLDRIAYAAGLGVVLA
- a CDS encoding glycoside hydrolase family 88 protein yields the protein MENEDWRKGVALNGLLSTEREEYIQEARRIVNRAIETQTDEGKFNYDDPKPWMYGEDPYRAQCEPATLGHGVLEFYDRTGEDRYLEAARRQYEYLRDDAQRTEDGGIAYSTGPVGLWVDSVYMICPFFARYADLTGDEEAYDEAVTHIESQVRHLQDPHTGLFRHEWRETPNTYPESSLWARGNGWALAGILDTLLLMPDDHDGYETVAGVFHGLAEALLERQEGNGYWHHILDYRESSLETSATLQYSYAFARGSKVGLLDDEYAEAAERAFEVCKNVVDKDGKVRRVAVPPGGPDAPLGVTSYGNGWFLMAADQQR
- a CDS encoding Lrp/AsnC family transcriptional regulator — encoded protein: MDDRDLKILLSIERLGTKNIEKISEDTQIPSSTIHYRLNRMEENGVINDDTFSVELDKLGLSITVITDVMADFSEGYQETIGEKLSNIEGVNQVYFIMGEIDFVVISHLPNRDSIEQLVNDFQDIEGINRTNSKFVVTRYKIGGNPVGDYTFNTLMEKGEFESNN
- a CDS encoding thioesterase family protein yields the protein MTNDIKPGIEHTFTYTVPESKMIPEIFPESDYFQEMPDVLASGYYVALVEWACIEMLEPYLDWPEEQTVGTHFDLSHEAPTPSGTTITIDVEITDVEGRQLTIDVDAKDEVERIGQGTHKRYIVDREQFVDSISDDKL